A region of Salvia splendens isolate huo1 chromosome 17, SspV2, whole genome shotgun sequence DNA encodes the following proteins:
- the LOC121774267 gene encoding serine/threonine-protein phosphatase 7 long form homolog has translation MASSSTSSRRLLCGPEDPSVLYLQRQHVSNNIWAGVPSEDVRCRRYEGIIWDVPINPRVLAVIDEMGFGGMLRCGQPKDIDHHLITALIERWRPETHTFHFPVGEATVSLEDVEVLWGLKTDGEPLTGYIPTKDVGYWKDVCLDFLGFIPDAVDLKEMNWKQTSLSNQLRIELSDDHEQYMYNQRARVYCLLLLGGLLIPNATGNKIPFFYLLFFMDIEQCGSYSWGGATLACLYHNLCEAALGKRTDVGGALTLLQLWAWERIPIIKPQMLNPAPVDYLPCAVAWTGRASYVKAPGHCIETFRDQFSTMHANQFIWRPYVNRNLADICVAGRPIWTSMTTLICWNMVEPHMPQRVLRQFGIVQPYIPLVDRFHGPDFTKQDRRGKAGRNWVEWHAKHIQDWHNRHDTVYVDLEYSFEPVATDEYMDWFRRITVVYLTKPGVHAPEGFHETAASHHYAVDTLHKIRHFLREQDMSGRPDLFTISRMVEHGLQICGEAETMDYRPSQRSEMDIEVPVRQKAKRRGKKKVGGQSSSSRMDTQLVDNSDDDFEAPPPPRSAVRGRHSVSHMGGTGEDIGLSDQQSPPRSSVRDDFFDVDLENAIVEDTPPSRIPKTSIGKGIRSLFMRKRRDE, from the exons ATGGCATCTTCTTCAACTTCTAGTCGTCGGCTCTTATGTGGTCCTGAGGACCCCTCCGTATTATATctgcagagacaacacgtctctaataacatatgggcaggagtgccATCGGAAGACGTACGGTGTAGAAGATACGAAGGAATCATATGGGATGTTCCCATAAATCCTCGTGTTTTGGCGGTTATAGATGAGATGGGGTTCGGCGGGATGTTGAGGTGTGGTCAACCgaaagacattgaccaccatcttatcaccgctttgatcgaacgttggaggccagagactcataCGTTTCattttccagtcggtgaagcgactgtgagcttagaagacgtggaggtcttatggggcctcaaaACTGACGGTGAGCCTCtgacgggttacatccccaCTAAGGATGTCGGATATTGGAAGGatgtttgtttggattttcttgGCTTTATTCCAGATGCAGTTGATCTAAAAGAAATGAACTGgaagcagacaagcttatcaaaCCAACTGCGGATTGAGCTGAGTGATGACCACGAGCAATACATGTACAATCAACGTGCTCGTGTGTATTGTCTGCTGTTACTGGGTGGTCTACTGATCCCGAACGCCACCGGTAATAAAATTCCCTTCTTCTACCTTCtgtttttcatggatatagaacaaTGTGGTAGCTATAGCTGGGGAGGTGCGACTCTTGCatgcttgtaccacaatctaTGTGAAGCTGCACTTGGTAAGAGGACCGATGTTGGGGGTGCTCTTACATTGTTACAGttgtgggcttgggagagaatcccaattATTAAACCGCAGATGCTGAACCCCGCGCCCGTAGACTACTTACCATGTGCAGTCGC gTGGACTGGTCGGGCCtcttatgtaaaagcacccggacattgtaTTGAAACTTTCAGAGATCAGTTCTCAACAATGCATGCCAATCAG tttatttggagACCGTACGTCAATCGAAATCTGGCGGATATTTGTGttgccggtcgtcctatatggacgtcGATGACAACACTAATCTGCTGGAATATGGTTGAGCCACACATGCCACAGCGAGTGCTGCGACAgtttgggattgtccaaccgtatatcccgctTGTCGACCGGTTCCACGGACCTGATTTTACGAAACAGGATCGCCGTGGCAAAGCAGGTCGGAACTGGGTTGAGTGGCACGCCAAGCATATACAAGATTGGCATAATAGGCACGACACGGTGTATGTTGATTTGGAGTACTCATTCGAGCCCGTTGCTACTGATGAGTACATGGATTGGTTTCGCCGGATAACCGTGGTGTACCTAACAAAACCCGGCGTGCATGCTCCTGAGGGCTTCCATGAAACGGCGGCCTCTCATCACTACGCA gtggaTACCCTTCACAAAATACGCCACTTTCTTAGGGAGCAAGACATGTCAGGACGGCCGGATTTATTcaccatttcgaggatggttgaacATGGCCTCCAGATATGTGGGGAAGCTGAGACGATGGACTACCGTCCTTCCCAGCGCTCTGAGATGGACATCGAGGTGCCCGTGCGGCAAAAAGCGAAGCGGCGTGGAAAGAAGAAAGTTGGTGGACAGTCGTCATcatcaaggatggatactcaatTGGTTGATAATTCTGATGACGATTTTGAGGCTCctcctccaccaagatctgccgTGCGGGGTCGTCACTCTGTCAGCCACATGGGTGGTACAGGAGAAGATATCGGTCTCAGCGATCAACAatctccacctcggtcttctgtgAGAGACGACTTTTTTGatgttgatttagagaatgctATCGTTgaagatactcctccgtccaGAATCCCTAAGACCAGTATCGGGAAGGGAATCCGTAGTCTGTTTATGCGGAAAAGGCGAGACGAGTGA